CGAGCCTCCGTCCGTTATCCGTCCCTTTAGCGCCCAAGCGCCTAGCTATAACGTAGGTTGCAACGGGATAGATATAGGGTTAGGAGGTATCTCATATATCAATGCCGACGAGCTTGTTAATAAATTAAAGGGTATGAGCGGCGCGGCTTCAGCTTTTTTCTTTGAAGCGGCTCTTTCTACTCTTTGCAAAGACTGCCTTACTATATTAAATAAACTAGAGGATTTCGCAAACGCCATCAACGCCCTTAACTTTGATTCCTGCGCCGCCGCTAAAGCGGTTGGAACGCACTTCGGTAATAAATTCGGAGAGCATCTAAATAGCGGGTTAAACTCATTCGAGGCTTCGAGGGACATACTTAAACTTCCGGACGCGCTTGAAACGATGGACGACGTTAATAAAGCGTTAGCCGGCGTCGATCTAACGAAATCCTTTATCTGCTTAGCCATAAACTGCGAAGGGCTTAAATACGCCCTCGTTAATAGACAGGGCAGTTTGATCAGGATAGCTATGGCAAGTCAGGCGATGAAAGGAGTTGTTCCGGAAAATACCATCGCGCACGAGAAGTTCGCCAGCATAATCCGCTCTTTAATCGGCGATCTCTACGGATATACAAATACGAGTAGCGAAAAGGAAAAAGACAGAAAAACGGAGCTACTAGTTGTAGCGCCGTCTAGCATAGCTCCCGAAACCTTTATTAACGCCCTAATGTATGGCACAGGCGATTGCACGGACGATCCAGACTCCTCTAAAAGCTATAAAAACTGTATTACGGGCATAGTTTATAAGCCAGAATACGACTATCAGAGCGACAAGCCCGCTCCTAAGCCAAACATTGGAACGGACGTATGGAGGGACTTTATCCCAAATGGAGGCTTTATCGGGCTAAGCCAAATTAAGCTAAACGCGATTATCGACAAGATCGATAAAGGCTCGGCGTTATCGACCGACGATCAAGCCTTTCTTGGCAATCTACCTTACCCAATCGTAAAAACAATTAACGCTCATAAGGCTGGCATATATAACGAGTCGGATATGCAGATAATTATCGCCTACATAGCCGTTAAGCTTGCCGTTTCAACCGCGCAAGACCTGTTCGACAAGATTCATCGCTCCATTGACGATGCCTCCAGTAAATGGGTAAAGGGCAAAGGCGACGACGATAAAGTCGTCGAGTTTCAAAACAGAACGGCAACTACGGCGAGATTGGTTGTTAGAGCCTTTAGTCAACCTGTAGCGGAATTAGAAAAGCAGATGGCAAGCGTTGTGGAAAAAGCAGAGCAACACGAAAAAATCGAAAAAGCTCTGAGGAAACAGTTCTTCGCGGGTAATTACGGAGGAGGCTTTGGCTTCTAAAATGCGCAAGGCAAATATTATACGTTCGATCGCGATCGAAAGAATCGCAACCCTTCTTTCTTTAACGGTTCGATCCCTCTCTTGGTCTTTGCCTCTATCCTTAACGCTTGCCATTGCCTTAGCTCTCTTATCTCCCTCCTTACTAATTGGTAAGGAGCTAACCAGAGCGGAAATCGAGAGAATCGCCAAAGACGCTGTAAAGGGAGTAGATAGCTGGTCAAGCGACGTAACAAACAATATGCAAAAGCCTTTGCAAGGCGATAAGCCGTTAAGCGGATTAGACGGCAAGCCTATA
This Helicobacteraceae bacterium DNA region includes the following protein-coding sequences:
- a CDS encoding conjugal transfer protein TraH — translated: MGDILTFYKSFSRFAFVFILSSVSLFASSLSDQIQSAFDGAYVQSEGVMRFSSQTRGYYTFGHTRIRFEPPSVIRPFSAQAPSYNVGCNGIDIGLGGISYINADELVNKLKGMSGAASAFFFEAALSTLCKDCLTILNKLEDFANAINALNFDSCAAAKAVGTHFGNKFGEHLNSGLNSFEASRDILKLPDALETMDDVNKALAGVDLTKSFICLAINCEGLKYALVNRQGSLIRIAMASQAMKGVVPENTIAHEKFASIIRSLIGDLYGYTNTSSEKEKDRKTELLVVAPSSIAPETFINALMYGTGDCTDDPDSSKSYKNCITGIVYKPEYDYQSDKPAPKPNIGTDVWRDFIPNGGFIGLSQIKLNAIIDKIDKGSALSTDDQAFLGNLPYPIVKTINAHKAGIYNESDMQIIIAYIAVKLAVSTAQDLFDKIHRSIDDASSKWVKGKGDDDKVVEFQNRTATTARLVVRAFSQPVAELEKQMASVVEKAEQHEKIEKALRKQFFAGNYGGGFGF